The proteins below come from a single Pandoraea apista genomic window:
- a CDS encoding sensor histidine kinase has protein sequence MALVAIGLFCLLALASANTEFFDRYYSLLYTANIAVAIIFIFIVGALVWIILVRLRQRRFGTRLLAKLAIFFALVGVLPGGIIYLVSLQFVSRSIESWFDVRVETALDSGLELGRAILNNGLSDLSAKAQLVADSLTSSADKGGTLTLLRMRDQFGLQDATIVDGNGRVLASASGNFNALVPDLPTPLMLRQARSQSRGYTSIEGGSEGYDKHQGGDQLRWRVVIRIPSSYSSSLQDEERFLQVTQLVPANLAQNAEAVQNAYREYQEKALGRTGLRKMYIGTLTLSLFLATFVAMMLALALGNQLARPLFLLARGTQEVAAGDLSPKGEVRTNDELGFLTQAFNAMTRQLSDARATVERNRLALESSKAHLESILSSLTAGVFVFDRDFRLTTANAGAERIFKQSFQGELNRSPAHIPALVEFGETLRRAFADRDANADLGPGGHWQQQIGLTLPGETDAVTLLVRGSHLPEPMLAVAGVPTRAGGGYVVVFDDISDVISAQRSVAWAEVARRLAHEIKNPLTPIQLSAERLQMKLSDKLPPADAEVLRRGATTIVNQVAAMKRMVDDFRDYARLPPAVMQPLQLNELIGEVLTLYGVDEGRGAIRPYLDAELPEIRGDSTQLRQVIHNLLQNAQDAVSGTENPLITVETKTVEYAGSDVHPGEPKRTAVRLTITDNGPGFPARILTRAFEPYVTTKSKGTGLGLAMVKKIIDEHQARIDIRNRSLPEGEGSAGAQISILFTQLADDQDLPSIKPAEHTKVA, from the coding sequence ATGGCGCTGGTCGCCATCGGGCTGTTCTGCCTGCTCGCGCTTGCGTCGGCCAATACCGAGTTCTTCGATCGCTATTATTCGCTGCTCTACACCGCGAACATTGCGGTGGCGATCATCTTCATTTTCATCGTCGGCGCGCTGGTCTGGATCATTCTGGTGCGGCTGCGCCAGCGACGTTTCGGCACGCGTTTGCTGGCCAAGCTCGCGATCTTTTTTGCACTGGTCGGCGTGTTGCCGGGCGGTATCATCTATCTGGTGTCGTTGCAGTTCGTCTCGCGCAGTATCGAATCGTGGTTCGACGTGCGCGTGGAGACTGCGCTCGATTCGGGGCTCGAACTCGGTCGTGCCATCCTGAATAACGGTCTGTCGGATCTGAGCGCGAAGGCGCAGCTCGTTGCCGATAGTCTGACGTCGAGCGCAGACAAGGGCGGCACGCTGACGTTGCTGCGCATGCGTGACCAGTTCGGCTTGCAGGACGCCACGATCGTCGACGGCAACGGACGCGTGCTCGCCTCGGCGTCGGGCAACTTCAATGCCCTCGTGCCCGATCTGCCAACGCCGCTCATGCTGCGTCAGGCGCGCTCGCAATCGCGCGGCTACACGTCCATCGAGGGAGGCAGCGAGGGCTACGACAAGCATCAGGGGGGCGATCAACTGCGCTGGCGGGTAGTGATACGTATTCCGTCGAGCTATTCGTCGTCATTGCAGGACGAGGAGCGCTTCCTGCAAGTCACGCAACTGGTGCCGGCCAATCTCGCGCAGAATGCCGAGGCGGTGCAGAACGCGTATCGCGAATATCAGGAAAAGGCGTTGGGCCGTACCGGTTTGCGCAAGATGTATATCGGCACGCTTACGCTGTCGCTGTTCCTCGCAACGTTCGTTGCCATGATGCTCGCGCTGGCGCTCGGGAATCAGCTTGCGCGGCCGCTCTTCCTGCTGGCGCGTGGCACGCAGGAAGTCGCGGCGGGCGATCTGTCGCCCAAGGGGGAGGTACGCACCAACGACGAACTTGGTTTCCTCACGCAGGCATTCAATGCGATGACGCGCCAGTTGTCGGACGCGCGTGCGACGGTCGAGCGCAACCGCCTCGCGCTCGAAAGTTCGAAGGCTCACCTGGAGAGTATTCTGTCGAGTCTGACGGCCGGGGTGTTCGTCTTCGACCGGGATTTCCGTCTGACGACGGCCAATGCCGGTGCCGAACGCATCTTCAAGCAGAGTTTTCAGGGCGAATTGAATCGGTCGCCGGCCCATATTCCGGCGCTGGTGGAGTTCGGCGAGACGTTGCGCCGTGCCTTCGCCGATCGCGACGCCAATGCCGATCTCGGGCCGGGCGGACATTGGCAACAGCAGATCGGCCTGACACTGCCGGGCGAGACCGATGCGGTTACGCTTCTCGTGCGCGGCTCGCATTTGCCCGAGCCGATGCTCGCGGTGGCTGGGGTGCCGACTCGGGCGGGCGGCGGTTATGTCGTGGTGTTCGACGACATCAGCGACGTGATTTCGGCGCAGCGCTCGGTCGCGTGGGCCGAAGTGGCGCGGCGGCTGGCGCATGAAATCAAGAACCCGCTGACGCCGATTCAGTTGTCGGCCGAGCGATTGCAGATGAAATTGTCGGACAAGTTGCCGCCTGCCGATGCCGAAGTGCTGCGCCGGGGTGCGACCACGATCGTCAATCAGGTGGCCGCGATGAAGCGCATGGTCGACGATTTCCGTGATTACGCGCGCCTGCCGCCGGCGGTCATGCAACCGCTGCAACTCAATGAGTTGATCGGCGAGGTGTTGACGTTATACGGTGTGGACGAAGGGCGAGGGGCGATTCGTCCGTATCTCGATGCGGAACTGCCGGAGATTCGCGGTGACTCGACGCAATTGCGTCAGGTTATTCATAATCTGCTGCAGAATGCTCAAGATGCGGTGAGCGGAACCGAAAACCCTCTTATCACGGTGGAAACGAAGACAGTAGAATACGCAGGATCGGATGTGCATCCCGGCGAACCGAAGCGCACTGCGGTGCGTCTGACGATTACGGACAACGGGCCAGGCTTTCCGGCCCGCATTCTGACCCGCGCATTCGAGCCTTACGTGACGACCAAGTCGAAGGGCACCGGGCTGGGGCTGGCGATGGTCAAGAAGATCATCGACGAGCATCAGGCACGCATCGACATTCGCAACCGGTCATTACCCGAGGGCGAAGGCAGTGCAGGCGCACAGATTTCGATCTTGTTTACTCAATTGGCTGACGACCAGGACCTGCCGAGCATCAAGCCGGCAGAACACACGAAGGTAGCGTAA
- the fmt gene encoding methionyl-tRNA formyltransferase gives MTLRIVFAGTPEFAQTALAAIDAAGFPVELVLTQPDRPAGRGMKLQASPVKRYALAHGMPVSQPPSLRRNGKYPEEAAAAIEQLRALAPDVMVVAAYGLILPQEVLDLPRYGCLNIHGSLLPRWRGAAPIHRAIEAGDTETGITIMQMDAGLDTGAMILREAEPIGPDDTTAVLHDRMAALGGKLIVDALRQLARDGHLPSVAQPEEGVTYAEKIAKQEAVLDWRKPAEVLARQVRAFDPFPGALGTVHDTPVKLWRASAVAGKPGAAPGTVLEVSADAVVVACGNGALCVTECQKPGGKRLPVREFLAGFALTPGDVFANAEPQAK, from the coding sequence ATGACGCTTCGCATCGTCTTCGCCGGTACGCCGGAATTCGCGCAAACCGCGCTTGCCGCCATCGATGCCGCTGGTTTTCCCGTCGAGTTGGTACTCACTCAGCCGGATCGTCCTGCCGGGCGAGGCATGAAGCTGCAAGCCAGTCCGGTCAAGCGCTATGCGCTGGCGCACGGCATGCCGGTGTCGCAGCCGCCGTCGCTGCGTCGTAACGGCAAGTATCCCGAGGAGGCGGCGGCCGCCATCGAACAACTTCGCGCGCTGGCGCCCGACGTCATGGTCGTGGCCGCCTACGGCCTGATCCTTCCGCAGGAAGTGCTCGATCTGCCGCGTTACGGGTGCCTGAACATTCACGGGTCGCTGCTGCCGCGCTGGCGGGGGGCCGCGCCTATTCACCGCGCCATCGAGGCGGGCGACACCGAGACCGGTATCACCATCATGCAGATGGATGCCGGCCTCGATACGGGCGCCATGATTCTGCGCGAGGCCGAACCCATTGGCCCCGACGACACGACCGCCGTGCTGCACGACCGCATGGCGGCGCTGGGTGGCAAGCTGATCGTCGACGCATTGCGTCAACTCGCGCGCGACGGGCATCTGCCAAGTGTCGCCCAGCCCGAGGAGGGCGTGACCTACGCCGAGAAGATCGCCAAGCAGGAGGCGGTGCTCGACTGGCGCAAACCTGCCGAAGTGCTGGCGCGTCAGGTGCGGGCGTTCGACCCGTTCCCCGGCGCGCTCGGCACGGTGCACGACACCCCCGTCAAGCTGTGGCGCGCAAGTGCCGTGGCGGGCAAGCCGGGGGCGGCGCCGGGCACCGTTCTCGAAGTGAGCGCTGACGCCGTCGTCGTCGCTTGCGGGAATGGCGCATTGTGTGTGACCGAATGCCAGAAGCCGGGCGGCAAACGTTTGCCGGTCCGTGAATTTCTCGCCGGATTTGCGCTGACGCCAGGCGACGTGTTCGCGAACGCCGAACCGCAGGCGAAGTAA
- the htpX gene encoding zinc metalloprotease HtpX: MFNWMKTTLLMAAITALFMVVGGMIGGKQGMMLALAFALAMNFFSYWFSDKMVLRMYNAQQVDETSAPQFYNMVRELSQRAGLPMPKVYLINEDSPNAFATGRNPENAAVAATTGILRVLSDRELRGVMAHELAHVKHRDILISTISATMAGAISALANFAMFFGGRDQNGRPANPIASIAVAILAPLAASLIQMAISRAREFEADRGGAEISGDPQALAAALDKIHRYAQGIPFEAAEQHPATAQMMIMNPLSGGAIANLFSTHPATEERIARLMEMARTGQYPA, from the coding sequence ATGTTCAATTGGATGAAGACCACCCTGCTGATGGCGGCCATCACCGCGTTGTTCATGGTGGTGGGCGGCATGATCGGCGGCAAGCAGGGCATGATGCTCGCGCTGGCGTTCGCGCTCGCGATGAATTTCTTTTCGTACTGGTTCTCGGACAAGATGGTGCTGCGCATGTACAACGCGCAGCAAGTCGACGAGACGAGTGCACCGCAGTTCTACAACATGGTGCGCGAACTGTCGCAGCGGGCCGGGCTGCCGATGCCGAAGGTGTACCTGATCAACGAAGACTCCCCGAATGCGTTTGCGACCGGCCGCAATCCGGAGAATGCCGCCGTGGCTGCCACGACGGGCATTCTGCGCGTGCTCTCCGATCGGGAACTGCGCGGCGTGATGGCGCACGAACTGGCGCATGTGAAGCATCGCGACATTCTCATCTCGACCATCTCCGCGACAATGGCCGGTGCCATTTCGGCGCTCGCCAACTTCGCGATGTTCTTCGGCGGACGTGACCAGAACGGCCGTCCGGCCAATCCGATCGCGAGCATTGCCGTGGCGATTCTTGCGCCGCTGGCGGCGTCGCTGATTCAGATGGCGATTTCGCGTGCCCGGGAGTTCGAGGCAGACCGGGGCGGTGCGGAAATCTCCGGCGACCCGCAGGCGCTCGCGGCGGCGCTCGACAAGATCCACCGCTACGCGCAGGGTATTCCTTTCGAGGCGGCCGAGCAGCATCCCGCCACGGCACAGATGATGATTATGAATCCGCTGTCCGGCGGCGCCATCGCCAATCTGTTCTCGACGCACCCGGCGACCGAAGAGCGCATTGCGCGCTTGATGGAGATGGCGCGCACCGGGCAGTATCCCGCCTGA
- the rsmB gene encoding 16S rRNA (cytosine(967)-C(5))-methyltransferase RsmB, producing MPQPSLPSESLAYALQRAAQALESVQKGTALPQALAQATAQSVPTARAAAQDLAYRAVRRLGSSRALLALLVKPALQARVRDILLCALALLQDDPEDAAYTEFTVVDQAVEAIAAQRRTVAAKGLANAVLRRYLRERDTLLAEIARQPEARWNYPTWWIETVRRAYPDQWETLLAAGDSRGPMTLRVNTRRTSVADMQARLMQEGMAAEVIGPVALRLAQAVPVDRLPGFADGWVSVQDAGAQLAAPLVLGENPRPGMRVLDACAAPGGKTGHLLEMADVEVVALESDRTRVPRIYENLERLGLSADVRIGDAGAPSKWSGGGWDGVPFDRILADVPCSAAGIVRRHPDIRWLRREADIAALVAEQQRILLALWETLAVGGELIYATCSVFPAENEAQAQWFERVRTDAVRLDAPGQLLMTPGGAHDGFYYARFQKR from the coding sequence ATGCCGCAACCGAGTCTGCCCTCCGAATCCCTGGCCTACGCGCTGCAACGTGCCGCGCAGGCGCTCGAATCCGTCCAGAAGGGCACCGCGTTGCCGCAAGCGCTGGCGCAGGCCACCGCGCAAAGCGTGCCGACCGCCCGTGCCGCAGCACAAGATCTGGCCTACCGCGCCGTGCGCCGCCTCGGCAGCAGCCGCGCGTTGCTCGCGTTGCTGGTCAAACCCGCGCTGCAAGCCCGCGTGCGCGACATCCTGTTGTGTGCCCTTGCCTTGCTGCAAGACGACCCTGAGGATGCTGCGTACACCGAATTTACCGTCGTCGATCAGGCCGTCGAGGCGATTGCCGCACAGCGCCGCACCGTCGCGGCGAAGGGACTGGCCAACGCCGTGCTGCGTCGCTATCTGCGCGAGCGCGATACCCTGCTGGCGGAGATTGCCAGACAGCCCGAAGCACGCTGGAACTACCCCACCTGGTGGATCGAGACGGTGCGCCGGGCTTATCCGGATCAATGGGAGACGTTGCTTGCTGCGGGCGATAGCCGTGGCCCGATGACGCTGCGCGTGAACACGCGCCGCACCAGCGTGGCCGACATGCAGGCGCGCCTGATGCAGGAGGGGATGGCGGCGGAGGTCATCGGCCCGGTGGCGTTGCGTCTTGCGCAGGCTGTGCCGGTGGACCGGCTGCCGGGATTCGCCGATGGCTGGGTGTCGGTGCAGGATGCGGGCGCGCAACTGGCGGCCCCGCTGGTGCTGGGCGAGAACCCGCGCCCGGGCATGCGGGTGCTGGACGCTTGTGCGGCCCCCGGCGGCAAGACCGGTCATCTGCTGGAAATGGCAGACGTCGAAGTCGTTGCGCTGGAGTCGGATCGCACGCGAGTGCCACGCATCTACGAGAACCTCGAGCGTCTGGGGTTGAGCGCCGACGTGCGCATCGGCGATGCCGGTGCCCCGTCGAAGTGGTCGGGTGGCGGCTGGGACGGTGTGCCGTTCGACCGCATTTTGGCGGACGTGCCTTGTTCGGCGGCCGGCATCGTGCGGCGTCACCCGGATATTCGCTGGCTGCGCCGCGAGGCCGACATCGCGGCCCTGGTGGCGGAGCAGCAGCGCATTTTGCTGGCGCTCTGGGAGACCCTGGCCGTGGGCGGCGAACTGATTTATGCAACGTGTTCCGTCTTCCCGGCGGAAAACGAAGCGCAAGCGCAATGGTTTGAACGTGTTCGCACAGATGCGGTACGATTGGACGCTCCCGGGCAATTGCTAATGACCCCTGGCGGCGCCCATGACGGCTTCTACTACGCTCGCTTCCAGAAACGGTGA